The proteins below are encoded in one region of Tachypleus tridentatus isolate NWPU-2018 chromosome 4, ASM421037v1, whole genome shotgun sequence:
- the LOC143248711 gene encoding uncharacterized protein LOC143248711 isoform X2, with protein sequence MWLPYIKRDIDICLKQSQVICYPESRVHQYQDKVVKLEREYKAFVRKIKQLDPGLTTTPWTVRGYQGKAECEETGRKCEEDIQIANKEFVPIKTPLLDTLPSSEPEPPLSCVNPYFLDKPLEFSKTQSYSKKYIGHSNKPVEFSYLSENHKRDKDYIDKPTEFSPLPENPGKDNPTKFNPSSKNPRRDKDYIEKTIEFNSSLENPRREKLTEFSPSSEIPRRDKDYMDKLTDFSPSLENPRIYKDYVNKPTKFSLSPENLRRDKNCIEKQLEFSPSSEEYRRDENCVDKQIALKPATVAYINGKSKNILGLSYSSSEDDDA encoded by the exons gTGATATGCTATCCTGAAAGTAGAGTACACCAGTATCAGGATAAGGTTGTGAAACTGGAAAGAGAATATAAAGCatttgtaagaaaaattaaacaacttgaCCCAGGACTTACAACAACACCTTGGACTGTGCGTGGATATCAAGGCAAAGCAGAATGTGAAGAAACTG GGAGAAAATGTGAAGAAGACATCCAGATAGCTAACAAAGAATTTGTTCCTATAAAAACACCTCTTCTGGATACTCTTCCATCCAGTGAACCTGAACCTCCTCTTTCTTGTGTAAATCCTTATTTTCTAGACAAACCCTTAGAATTTAGTAAAACACAGAGttattctaaaaaatatatagGCCATAGTAATAAACCAGTTGAGTTCAGTTATTTGTCAGAAAATCACAAAAGAGATAAGGACTATATAGACAAACCAACAGAATTCAGTCCTTTACCAGAAAATCCCGGAAAAGACAACCCAACAAAATTCAATCCCTCATCTAAAAATCCAAGAAGAGACAAGGACTATATAGAAAAAACAATAGAATTCAATTCCTCACTAGAAAATCCCAGAAGAGAGAAACTAACAGAATTCAGCCCCTCATCTGAAATTCCAAGAAGAGACAAAGACTATATGGATAAACTAACAGATTTCAGTCCCTCACTAGAAAATCCAAGAATATACAAGGACTAtgtaaacaaaccaacaaaattcAGTCTTTCACCTGAAAACCTCAGAAGAGACAAGAACTGTATAGAAAAGCAATTAGAATTCAGTCCCTCATCAGAAGAGTATCGAAGAGACGAGAACTGTGTAGACAAACAAATTGCACTTAAGCCAGCAACAGTAGCATATATTAATggcaaaagtaaaaatattcttgGCCTCAGTTACAGTTCATCCGAAGACGATGATGCATGA